A genomic segment from Dendropsophus ebraccatus isolate aDenEbr1 chromosome 7, aDenEbr1.pat, whole genome shotgun sequence encodes:
- the GPR78 gene encoding G-protein coupled receptor 78 produces the protein MHLAEILLAALLIVVFLVSLLANLLVLICFLYSAEIRKQVSGIFLVNLSLCNLLLTILNMPSTFLAILSHQQPFSDCICKALGFLETFLTSNTMLSMAALSIDKWIAVVFPLSYTSKMRYKDAVIMMGYTWLHSLTFPLVSLFLSWLDYSSMYASCTLHVQDAPETRRFMAFTIVFHAASFMLSLVILCFTYLKVLKVARFHCRRIDIITMQTLVLLVDIHPR, from the coding sequence ATGCACTTGGCAGAGATTCTGCTGGCTGCTTTACTCATAGTAGTGTTCCTAGTCTCTCTGCTGGCTAACCTCCTGGTGCTGATATGCTTCTTGTACAGTGCAGAGATAAGGAAGCAGGTATCTGGCATCTTTCTGGTCAACCTGTCCCTCTGCAACCTCCTTCTCACCATCCTCAACATGCCCTCCACTTTCCTGGCTATCCTCAGTCACcagcagccattcagtgactgcatcTGTAAAGCTTTGGGCTTCTTGGAAACTTTTCTGACTTCTAACACCATGCTGAGCATGGCAGCTCTCAGCATAGACAAATGGATTGCTGTGGTTTTCCCTTTAAGTTACACCAGCAAGATGAGGTATAAGGATGCTGTGATCATGATGGGGTACACCTGGCTGCACTCCCTCACCTTCCCCCtggtctctctcttcctctcctggTTAGACTACAGTAGCATGTATGCGTCTTGTACCTTGCATGTCCAAGATGCCCCCGAGACGAGACGCTTTATGGCATTCACCATCGTGTTCCATGCTGCCAGTTTCATGCTCTCACTGGTTATATTATGTTTCACTTATTTAAAGGTGCTGAAAGTGGCACGGTTCCACTGCAGGAGGATAGACATTATTACCATGCAAACGCTTGTATTGCTTGTAGACATCCACCCCAGGTAA